The following proteins are encoded in a genomic region of Oceanispirochaeta sp.:
- a CDS encoding ABC transporter ATP-binding protein: MIEYLDTAFSYSPEKPVIPPLRGRWEKGLIHSLIGPSGCGKSTLLYLIAGLIQPSRGEILIQNETPRPGRRQTAVILQNHGLFPWKTAWQNLALGLEIRREKKGVIQDKITRVLKDLGLEGKEHSYPKEMSGGERQRLGIGRSLVLDPDLLLLDEPFSSLDAMTRERLQDNLWQLKHNRLSEAAELTVVLVTHSIEEAVFLSDRIHIMDDQGFIRSLSNTTSGPGGRMESSYFDTCVLLRKQFGQHAQGGL, encoded by the coding sequence ATGATTGAGTATCTGGATACGGCTTTTTCATACTCTCCGGAAAAACCTGTGATACCCCCACTCAGGGGCCGCTGGGAGAAGGGGCTGATCCACTCCCTCATCGGGCCTTCGGGCTGCGGCAAAAGCACCCTTCTCTATCTGATAGCCGGGCTGATTCAGCCGAGCCGCGGTGAGATCCTTATCCAGAATGAAACTCCCCGTCCAGGCAGGAGACAGACAGCTGTGATTCTGCAGAATCATGGCCTCTTCCCCTGGAAAACAGCCTGGCAGAATCTGGCCCTGGGACTGGAAATCCGGAGAGAGAAGAAGGGAGTGATACAGGATAAAATTACCCGGGTGCTGAAGGATCTCGGTCTGGAGGGGAAGGAGCATTCCTACCCGAAAGAGATGTCCGGCGGTGAAAGGCAGAGGCTGGGCATCGGCCGGTCCCTGGTGTTAGACCCGGATCTCCTTCTTCTGGATGAACCCTTTTCCTCACTGGATGCCATGACCAGGGAAAGGCTTCAGGACAATTTATGGCAATTGAAGCATAACCGCCTGTCCGAAGCGGCTGAACTGACGGTCGTACTGGTGACCCACAGCATAGAAGAAGCTGTATTCCTCAGCGACCGTATTCATATAATGGATGATCAGGGGTTCATCCGCTCCCTTTCCAATACAACATCCGGTCCCGGAGGCAGGATGGAGTCTTCCTATTTTGATACCTGCGTTCTTTTAAGAAAG